The DNA window GATATAGACAACATGCTTATGTATTTATAATTATCATTCTTGTCATGTGGAGAAGGAAGATTTCACTCACCACTAGTGAGGTGATGATGTGATTTATTCCTTGGTGAATGATGGGTGGGGTAGTGTTTGGACGTATTaggcttcttttccctttttatttgtGATAGTGCTATAAAAGCGGCTCATGGTTATTTGGAGAAAGCTtcctaacaaaaaataaaaaaaaagttaattggAGGAAGCTGAAGCCTTGGCCTTTGAAAAAGCAATTAATCCTTGCAGTTGATTTcctggatttattttattttaagtttttttaatATTGAGGGTGACGCTTAGGTTAATATTGGTTAAGGACAGATGTGAGGTGGAGTATCACCTGCCGTGGAGAATAATTAATGATTCTTGTAAGGTGTGTGAACAGTTTAAGAGATGTTCTTGTTGGTTCTTTCATGCATTTAGCAAATAGATGTACTCATGAATTAGACAGGTTTGTTGTAAAGAGCACAAATCTTACTTtaagaggaaaaataataaatttttcataattgGTAAGATTTGAAGTCAATTTGTATAATCATAATTGAAAAacttctcattttcttctttaagttaattttactttcctttatttGATTTTCCTATGGCTTATGAGATCTAATATAGTTAAATGTTTTCAAGGGGATATTTAGAGTTGGTCCCTCCCCAAAATAATAAACCACTCCACAAGTTTCATGTTCATAGATGAGTCCTATGAGCCTAGCAatattgcatttatttatttcctgaTGGATCTGCTAATGTATCCCACCTAAAAAGATTTGCATGCATCacaaaaaaaatagcatacccAGTGTAGGAAACTCCTGCCATTGCGAGGTTtgggggagggtcataatgtatatAAACTttgcaaattttatttttttggatttggtCCTCAAACTTCATTAAGAAGCCCTTGTTCAATCTTAATATTTGTCATGTGAAAATTTAGGTGAAGCTCAAAATTATAAAATGTTGGGACTTAAGGTCTTCTACTTAAATGCGAAGTTTTGGTTCCACGAAAAATTGAtcatatggaaaaaataaagctttgaaaaccTACTAATAACAAAACTTTTGAAAAATGGTTGAGAACAAATGgatgattggaaaaaaaaaaaaatgaaaaagtatATCATCGAATTTAGATTTACAATTAGACACAACGATCTAGTAGTTAGAATTGCCACATTTCACATGGCACAATTATTGGATTATCTAGGAAAACCTTTTTATGTGCCATGTTAAGAGAATTTTAACATGTGTCCTCTTCCACTCCTATTTATTTGataattaatataaaataatattttgactATTAAATCTATTATATCCTATAAAAGAAGTATGTAgctagtgcacaaggctcccactactgcgagttctggggagggtcataatgtagacaattataaaatttcaagtTGACCTATGGGCTTGCATCATATGCTCTCTTTAAGAAATATTAGCACCAGTGACGATGGCCTCaaatccatttccaagtatattACATTACTATTAGGCTTTGTTAGAAACATTCAATAACACCTAAGGCACTTCGCTACTTATAAACAtgctaaaaaatatattatattatatataaataattatatataatattttcaatgtatATGCATATTAAGTTGTGTATGCATGTATTTTGTATATATTGTTGGAGGGGGTTTTTCTAAGGTCACGGTGAATGGGCATCAATGCATATTGCCTCATCGATACCATACAATAAAATGGAAGAGATATATGAGGAGAGAGGGTGTCACATCAGGACCCACTCTTCCTTCACCGTGGGGTGAAGCAAAAACTTTGTCCAGCactatttattcattttataaATCCCTTAGAATATTTATTTACTTCAACAAGTATGTATGTGTTTATCCATTTTATAAATCCCttagaatatttatttatttcaacaaTTATGTATATGATCAACTTGCTCATAAACGTGTACTAATGACTTTGGGCAAAGCAAGTCAGGTGTACCTTTCCAGGGTGTGGCTCTATATGGACAATGTTATTTATGTGCTTACAAAATTCCTTCTATCAATACATATAATATAACTTAACCAATCTCAACTAAgccacaactcattaaattgaTAGATTTGCTCTTGGTTTTGGTCAATCTTTCGTTTAGAATTATTCTTATTCTCCTTGGATGTTGGatgctaaatttttttttttggtaggagggAGGGAATGGACGCTCTTTGATTACACATATGCTACACTCAGACATAGAGGACAGCAAAACGATGCCCTCACCCATATAAAACTTAAAAGATCCATCCCTTATTGATCCCCATGTGAATCCTTTATTGGCCCTGGCATTAGCACAAAGGCAATGTGATCAGGGAGTGTTCTTTTCTCCAATTTTTAGAGTTAATTACACTAAAAGTACCTAGTGTTTGAAGAAATTATGTCTAAGATACCTCAGATTTcataaatattatgtttgagatATCTCATATTTCTTATATGTTATGTTtgagattatttatttatttatattatgttTGATTATACGTTGTTTTCCTTTCATTCTTCACCTGGTCTTTTGTATCACCCACACGcagtgagaaagagaaagaaaaacaagggGGAAAGTGCAAATCAAATCATTTTAATCTATCTAAAGGTTCtgtatatataaataaagttggaaatatgaaaaaaaaaaaaaaaaaaaaaaaaaaaaaaaaaaaaaacctactccAAACAATATATCAATGCATACCTTAAGTGttaatttctcaaaaaattGGATACCTAAAAGTGtaatttaccctttttttttttttttctttactctaAATGCCGTACTTatttctttaaaaataaataaataaagacaaatctCACCTCCTCATTTAactgagttaaaaaaaaaaaaaaaaaaaaaaaaaatccaacaagaCAGGATGCCTTCCCTAGCTACTTACGAATTGATATATGACAAAATTTGATATCaaatacaattatttttttaatatataaaacagAATGTTTTTGACCTTTTGTTGTGGACTTGGATCCATTGTTATGAATATTGATTTAGGTTGCCTTCCCCTAGTTACATACAAAACAATAATATAATTGTAAAAtattctaaaagaaaaatgaaacatttATATATGATCATCATCTAACATGATTGTATAActcacatattttttttttatcatatttagtataTAGATTTTTCAACTTTAATAATAAATTTGGAATGATTTAGAATTAGTGATATAATCATGTTAagtaaaaatcataaaaatttgTATTTCCCTTCTCTTAATTTTCCTCACAACCAGACAAAATCTTGAAAAATTattatctttcttatttaatAGAAGTAATCTCATCCGTTTTCTTATCAGTTTGGATTAATAGAACAAAGTATAGATAAATTTGGATTTTCCatccaatattttttctttgatacctTTTCCATAATAtcaaaaatttaattaaatatttcagcacatcatatccaatttttgtttttatattgAACTCAATATTGTATTGAATATGActttaaattaataattaaaaaaaaaaatcttataataTGTAAGGCAACACTACATGGCTCAATACCAAGCCATTACctataaaattcaaatcaatcaCAGAAGTGGGTTCCAAATCTTGTGGGTCCAAGAAAAATCTCTTGACCAACATAATATCTATTATGTGATGATAAGGTTGAGTTGGCCTGAAATTTTGTGGAGACCTCTTTTAAGGCAGACAAAATGGGCCTCATCTAACACTTTCAAAGCCTTGTGGACCTCCCTTTCCAACAGAGAGATAAAGGCTATTGTTTCCCACTTGCCGCCCATGGGTTTGATTAGTGTTGATTGAAGCCCAACACCGGACAGACCGGTTAGTAAATGGCCCGGAGTTAGGCCTAGCCCGATTATGGAAAGGTTCGGTAATGGTGTTTCGACCATCACCTTTAACTGACAGTTTCTAGCCCGATTAGCTCAATTATCTCGATTAGTGAATTAACCCATTTAAAGTATAATTATAGATCGATTAGCCTGATTACCATGAGCCCGATTATAGATTGATATCCAACCGATTGAATAGAAATGTGTTGAGTAACCCATCAATCTTCATATTTgaaatcatcatttttttttaatagaaattgATCTGATTTAGCAATATTAATACAAGGTTTCCTTAAAAGGCCCACTTTTATCAGTTTATTTAAACAGCCCAAAACAACGGAGTTCAAATATTTGCCATTTGACATATCTGATGAGACCCAAATTTTATGAACATGCAATTTTTGTTGCTTTTCTCACACTATATGCATAAAAATCACTATTCTCTGCAACTTCCCTTTTTTGCCCTTCCCCACACGAAAATGAATTATAGAATAACCAGTTTTCGATTCTCCAATCCGCCAATGGATCAGAAGACCAAGAAATAAGATTTTCCAGATATGATTCAATGTAAGGTTTCTCTAATCTTCTTCCCAATAACTTGCCATCTTCCCAATTTTTCGAAGGACTTTGATGACTTCTTTTGTTGTTACATTACCAGCCACAGTGATTTTGTTCAGCTTTGTATCAACATTGTACCTCTCAATATCTGCCACCCACAAAAAatttcttgagagagagagagagagagagagctttcaTGAGCCTTCTGTAAATAGAATATAGAAGATaattaaggaagaaaataaTTGGTAGGGATGTCGGACCCATACCTTCAATCTTTTTAATGGCCTTCAAGATTTTCTTGATGCAATCTCCACAATGCAAACCCACCTTCAGCTCCACAACCTAATGCAGTGCAAGAGATTATTCATTCAgatatgttaatttttttgcttaaatGGTGATGAAGTAATTAACTACTTCACAATGAGAGAAAGAGGATAACTCACAGTAGCCATTGAGATTAATAAGTTGGAGAGAAAATGAGGGCTTCAATGCCTTGAGCTCTTAAGTAGGAGAACAAATCTTGGAAACCCTTTGAAGCTCAGACTTCAGGAGGAGGAATTGAAAGAGTAACCCAGAGAAGTTTTGGTCTCTGGGAAGACCTTAACCTCATTTATATGCACAAGAAAGGAACAGAAAGGCCTTTTAGATTAAGAAAGCTTAAGAAAAGGTCTTTTagattctttcctttgttgatGGGTAAAAGTAGTCCATAAGTTATTTGGAAAGCTTGGCTTCTTGGCTCCAAACCCATGCTATAAAAACACATTAGCTGGTTAGTATGTTTTTATAAACTCCATctcaatttgaatttttttttttttctttgtaggGTACTTCATCTTTGtaaattcttttcattttccatttgaAGAATATACTCATTTGTGAACACTTAGTGGGAgagcctgtggcacaatggttaagttgtACACTTAgttggtcacaagttcaaaaacttgaaaacagcctcttctgcgaagcaggtgTAAGGCTGCTACACTTACCCCTCCTAGACCTTGTAGTAACAGGAGCATCGTGCATTAGGTTGATCTTACTCATTTGTGAACACTTATCAAGTATAATTCTCAATTGATTAAAGTTTATTGAGGCCTTAAATGAAGCATGGCCATTTGATTATCTACCAATAATTCCTTGATGAAAATGTGTTTAAATTTATCCATGTTCATTAGTGTTTACTGTCCGAGAGTGGCCCTTGCGCTCAGACATAGGGGGGTCGCATGCCTCCAAGAGACACGGTGCAAGGGTCGCTCTCAGACAAAAAACTTTGTCCGTTACATATAAATAACTGGTAAGCCATTGTCATCTTCTTGAAGATTAAGAACTAAACAATGTTTTATATTAGATTTCAATGAAGTTGAATccctatttcatatttttctctttgataattACTGTAGACTGCATGGCACCTGCGCCTAGGGAAGTAAACAAATCGAATTCGGCTCGAATAGGAATCTATCCGAATTCGAATCCATTTAATAGGAACCTATCCGAATTTGATCCGTTTATTCGACCGGATATCTAAAACGCTATTAAATTCGAATTCGCTTATCTTAACTGTAATCGGATATTATTCGATCCGATCCATTTAACAAACGGATACCGAATATCCAATTATAACTTAGACTTCTTTCCTTGCCCATGTGTAATTTAAATGAAAGCCATTACACATACTCAATCACTCACAACAAATACAGAAACCAATTCAAGCAATTTAGTTTTGAATCACATAGCCTAGAATCACAACAAAAACCAGCTTTAAGAGCCAAATCCAAATCTGTTTTTGGTTCAAATGTTGAGAAGATATGAGAAATAGAGAGtagatttatttaaaaaaaaaaaagaaaaaacacttgGTACTCCAATAACTACACAAATCCATCCTGACGAACTGAACTCAACTATCTTGACCAACTGAACTCAACACAAATCCATCATGACCAGCATCAAATATGATATTTCTACACTAttattatataataaaaattaatatatttacttATTATTATAATGAAAGAAACGGATTCAGAGAAACAGATACGAATATTCTTTATCATCGGATAGCTAAATGAATCGAATAATAATCGATCAGAAACTAGGATAATTATATTCGTATCCGCTTAATTTTTGGATCGATTCAGATAATTTTTGAATATGCATTTTCTGAATATTAATACCCCTATATAAATATGAACCCAGATTGAATACAGATTTTTGACTATCTATTTACATCCCTACATACCCCGAGACACATAGAGGGTAAGGGTGACGGCCCCACCCCATGAATTTTTTGAGGTGATTCCCATATTTCAGTTCATCTAGTTCAGAAGCTGAGCCAAGCTATGTGGCTTAGCCATTGACTTGTTCTTTTCCCAGAGCTTGTTCCTTTCTACATCTCTTCCTTTTTCATCGATAATGGTCACCCTCTGTGATCTGATCCTGATGGTGCCAGGTGCCAAGTGCCATActgaagttctctctctctctctcgtatgagggaggggtgtgggGGGGATTGCTTTTCTGAAACGTCTTGCCAGAAAGTGAGAATACGCACGAAGAGGATTCAGGgcataattaaataattaaatgggCCTTCCCAAGGCGAATCTAACATAGCACATTCctttctatataaaaaaaatacacatacTCATTATCATCTAATCAACTTTTCTTTCCTGATTTGAAATTTGGCAATGGACTGGGTTtctctactttttctttttttttttcggtaaggGACTGGGTTTCTCTACACCGTGGCCTTTTGGGTGTGGAAGCTTCATATCTTTTTTTAACGGTACCATTGCATTTTTGTATTAAGGGGGGTATTTTTAACTTCGTCAATAAAAGGGTGGAAGTTTAATAATGACCTAATAATCCAATCATATGGTCACATTACTAATAGAGAAGAGATTTCTCTGCTATactaggtgaaggaaaacttagtcATTTGATAGCAGATTTGAAATGTGGAAAGTATATTACTAGAAAAGTAAAATCATaagaaattacaaaagaaaTATCTCTACAATTCATTATTGTAAAATGGCACTTTAAAATTTGGGAGAATGAGCACTACCCGTTTGTGATCCCCACACCCAGACATAACCTTTGAAAACAAGGAGCAGGGGGGCACCTTTTCATGGGGGAATGCAAGTggatagcattctttctcccttaaatTTTTATGAAACATTGGATTTGTTATTCATAAATCACAACACAATCCAATCATTAAAATTGgcttaaaaactatgaaataCAATATAACTGGTCCcgaagaaaaaaatacattttttgagagtttcaaatacttaaaagtCATGGTGCTTGACCAGAAAGGCAGGTCATATCTATGTACCTTCCAACCTACTAAGGAACGCAAATAACAACCATGCACCCTCTCTATGGTTTAAgtttttcattgttttattttttggtaaaaacgaTTTTTGTCAATCTAGAGCAGGCAACATCTAAATATAGGTGGGAATGAAAAGACTACAATATCTCTGTCGCCAAAGAAATTCCCACTCTCCTGTTGCCTATGCCAGATGAATAAGGTTCTCAATCCCTTTAATGTATTGCAAACTCAATTTAAGCTCAAACTTAACATTTGATCATCATTGGGCTTTGAGGTCTACTTGTCAACCCAATTCCTAAGCTGCCATGTGACAAATCTTTGACCACACACCTCACTTGACTGGCAACACCGATGGGGTGGAACTAGAAGGAATATACACTAGGGCATCAAGCTTGGAATGGACCTATTTGTGACCCAACCCATTTAATAATTGGGCTAATGGGCCAAACACATTAAGTGGGGTGAAGTTTGTTTGGCTTGCCATTGGTTGGGCTCAACAGCGTTGCTATCTAGAGGAAGATGacaaagaagggaaaatgaTTTCTTTGGGTGGGACTGGGGGAGTGTGTTTCCTGCACCCACTAAAGGgtgaaaagagaatctcttaatccaaGACCATTTGAAATTATATTTGAACTCTTGAAATTATTCTCGCATTTAATTGACCGAGgtccaaaatatcttttatcAATCCAATCGACATATCCCATGGATTAAAaggttctctcttcaccattAGATTCCTACTTCACATGAAATAGTTATCAATCTAATTTGAATTCTCATTTGAATTCAAATCATTTATAAAGATTCATAATATTTTAATTGCATTCCATGTGCCAACCAAACCAAACGCATCTCATTTATAAAGATTCATAATATTTTAATTGCATTCCATGTGCCAACCAAACCAAATTATTCTCCCATTTAATTGACTGAGgtccaaaatatcttttatcAATCCAATCGACATATCCCATGGATTAAAaggttctctcttcaccatttCTTTCCTTACATATAAAGAAACCCCTTTAGGTATACATAGCTTTCTCACCGACCACTCACCTTCTTCCTACCTTTTCATGTGCATCTGAAATCGGGACCGTCCGATTGTTATGATTGATACCTATCATGTTGATATGCTTAAGTAGGGAATATGGTTCTTGTAGCACAGCTTCAATCTACATCGTTAAATTACTCTTGATTGGTTTTTTGCTGTGAGTCGTGGGTCCCTCTAGGCTtgcaagatttcaaatcaatcagGCCCAACCCATCAAGTCAAGCCGTTGAGTCGTTGACTTCatctcataaaaaaatagtttattCTTATTTCGAAGAAATTTACATGTGAGTTTGTGCCGTTGAGGCTCAACAAATAGAGTGAAGCCACGTGTCAATTGGTTATCTGAAACTCTCTTCTGAGGACCATTTTGGTAGTCAGGGCATCATCATTGGAATTAACCAAAAGAAGAGATTTTGATTCGTAGGAGCCTGGAAGGTTAAAAAGATTAAAGAAATACTTTTTGAGGTTGCGTGACCTATCCGTTAATTTCGttcatctcttctctccttcctcttcctttcttctagCCCTTTGATCTGTAATTCTTTCTGGTTTAAGAAATTGGATTTTTCAATTTGCTTCTCTCTCTGTGTTTCTGTTTCTGAATCCTCACAAAATCCATCCAAAGAAGTGAATTCTTTGTGTTTCTGGGGTAGGGATTAGGAATGGGGAATGCCCTTAGGTATCTATGGGGTCACTGCTGCAAGCCCTCAACTCAGGAGTCTGAATCACTTGGTCCTCATGGTGTCTCTGCCGCAACAATTGGAGTTTCAGCAATTGCCCATGATCTCTTTCACTTTGACATCACAGCTCAGGTATTCCTCCAACCCCCCCTCTTCATATATCTTCTTCAATTTCAGAATTTAATTCAGAATCCTCAATTTTAGGTTATCACAGTGGTTGAAGGTCTATTAACATTTCTAATTTCTGGACTGAAAGGTTCCTGAAGGACTAAGCCAGCATGTCGTCTCGTCGAAGAAGGCTCAGGCTAACTGgtaatattaataaaaatggaaaataatcaCCAATATAGCCATTGATTGATAAAATTGTTCATGCTATGACAATGGATTTGTGCTCTACTCTGAATTAAGGTACAGAAAATTGTTGGAGGCATGGAAAGAAGCAAAGCCCCCACCAAAAACTCCTGAACAAGCTTCAAGGCTTGTCATTCAGACCTTGAAGAGACACCAAGAAGCCGATGTCAAGGTTCAATATCGAAAAACCATCTCTTTATCATGGGGGTCCTATTTGCAGAGCTTTATACTCTGTTTCTCAACAAGGATGTTCTCTTTGTAGGGTTTATTGGCCTTCTAtggtcttcctcttcctcacaCTCTGGTTGAAACTCTTGGGCCAGCCCCTTTGTCACAGCCTGAAGGACTCAAGTTTGAATTGCTGACACTACCTGTGAGACCACCAGCTCCTTCCCTTGTTTGCCACTCTAGTATCAAAATTATCAGCTCAAAGTGTCTGTTTCTGTCACCGGATTAACACAAATTACTACTGAAACTAGGTGGATGCAAAAGCTGTTGCAGATGGGGATACCATTACTGTCTATGTGGACACCTCAGACCCCAGAGAATCATCTGCTCTTCCCAGAGAAGTACAAGTGGCTGCCATCGAAAGATCAAAAGCCCGTGCAGTCAAGAACTATGCAAAGGCAGATGCACTTCACAAGAGCATTATTGATGCAGGATATCGGTACTGCACTATACCCACAAGATTAAGTCTCTACATCCTTGTTTAAAGTATCAATTGCCTTTCAGATCTGTTTATATCTTGTTCATTTCCTTATTGATAGTGTATTAACTGGTCCGAACAATGAGGACATTCTAGCTCGAAAATATCGGATTCGACTAAGGTAAGCT is part of the Macadamia integrifolia cultivar HAES 741 chromosome 9, SCU_Mint_v3, whole genome shotgun sequence genome and encodes:
- the LOC122088461 gene encoding uncharacterized 38.1 kDa protein-like: MGNALRYLWGHCCKPSTQESESLGPHGVSAATIGVSAIAHDLFHFDITAQVPEGLSQHVVSSKKAQANWYRKLLEAWKEAKPPPKTPEQASRLVIQTLKRHQEADVKGLLAFYGLPLPHTLVETLGPAPLSQPEGLKFELLTLPVDAKAVADGDTITVYVDTSDPRESSALPREVQVAAIERSKARAVKNYAKADALHKSIIDAGYRVLTGPNNEDILARKYRIRLRGIDAPESSMPFGKEAKEKLVKLVQGKCLKIYVYDTDRYGRSVGDIYSNGVFVQETMLKKGFAWHYAAYDRRPELASWEKQARAAKVGLWAQSNPEKPWDWRKDKREGR